In a single window of the Streptomyces sp. NBC_00353 genome:
- a CDS encoding cellulose-binding protein — MSDPSSPFGFELVRRGYDRGQVDDRITKLVADRDSALTRITSLEKRIEELHLETQNAQAQVNDAEPSYAGLGARVEKILRLAEEEAKDLREEARRAAEQHRELAESAAQQVRNDAESFAAERKAKAEDEGVRIVEKAKGEATSLRTEAQKDAAQKREEADALFEETRAKAAQAAADFETNLAKRRDQSERDLASRQAKAEKRLAEIEHRAEQLRLEAEKLRTDAERRARQTVETAQRQAEDIVADANAKADRIRSESERELAALTNRRDSINAQLTNVREMLATLTGAAVAAAGAPVDDEPVTRGVPAQQTR; from the coding sequence ATGAGTGACCCTTCCTCCCCCTTCGGCTTCGAGCTCGTGCGGCGTGGTTACGACCGCGGTCAGGTGGATGACCGCATTACCAAGCTCGTCGCCGACCGTGATAGTGCTCTCACCCGCATCACGTCTCTGGAAAAGCGCATCGAGGAGCTGCACCTCGAAACGCAGAACGCCCAGGCCCAGGTAAACGACGCGGAGCCGTCGTACGCCGGCCTCGGTGCGCGCGTGGAGAAGATCCTCCGCCTCGCCGAGGAGGAGGCGAAGGACCTGCGCGAGGAGGCCCGTCGCGCCGCCGAGCAGCACCGCGAGCTCGCCGAGTCGGCGGCCCAGCAGGTGCGCAACGACGCCGAGTCGTTCGCCGCCGAGCGCAAGGCGAAGGCCGAGGACGAGGGCGTACGCATTGTCGAGAAGGCCAAGGGTGAGGCCACCTCGCTGCGCACCGAGGCCCAGAAGGACGCGGCGCAGAAGCGCGAGGAGGCGGACGCCCTCTTCGAGGAGACCCGCGCCAAGGCTGCCCAGGCCGCCGCGGACTTCGAGACCAACCTGGCCAAGCGCCGCGACCAGTCGGAGCGCGACCTCGCGTCCCGTCAGGCCAAGGCCGAGAAGCGCCTCGCCGAGATCGAGCACCGTGCCGAGCAGCTCCGCCTGGAGGCCGAGAAGCTCCGTACGGACGCCGAGCGCCGGGCCCGCCAGACGGTGGAGACCGCGCAGCGCCAGGCCGAGGACATCGTGGCCGACGCGAACGCGAAGGCCGACCGGATCCGCAGCGAATCGGAGCGCGAGCTGGCGGCGCTCACCAACCGCCGCGACTCGATCAACGCGCAGCTGACCAACGTCCGCGAGATGCTGGCGACGCTGACCGGTGCCGCGGTGGCCGCCGCCGGTGCGCCGGTGGACGACGAGCCCGTCACCCGTGGGGTCCCGGCTCAGCAGACCCGCTGA